The Eleginops maclovinus isolate JMC-PN-2008 ecotype Puerto Natales chromosome 3, JC_Emac_rtc_rv5, whole genome shotgun sequence genome includes a region encoding these proteins:
- the rxrbb gene encoding retinoic acid receptor RXR-beta-B isoform X2: MSSQQANSSASNSPTNILGSPFSVISSSLNSPVVSPTLGFGPISSSQISSSAPISGMHSISSSEDIKPPFGLRPMPSHSPGIMLSQKRMCVICGDRSSGKHYGVYSCEGCKGFFKRTVRKDLSYTCRDNKECLVDKRQRNRCQYCRYQKCLAMGMKREAVQEERQRNREREGELEFSMGVNEEMPVEKILEAETAVEKKTELHSSDDGSAGNSPHDAVTNICQTADKQLFALVEWAKRIPHFSELPLDDQVILLRAGWNELLIASFSHRSIGLKDGVLLASELQRDSAHSAGVGAIFDRESVQSAEVGAIFDRVLTELVNKMRDMQMDKTELGCLRAIVLFNPDAKGLSNTGEVELLREKVYASLESYCKQKYPEQQGRFAKLLLRLPALRSIGLKCLEHLFFFKLIGDTPIDTFLMEMLEAPHQLS, translated from the exons ATGTCCTCACAGCAAGCCAACAGTTCAGCCTCCAACAGCCCCACCAACATCCTGGGTTCTCCTTTCTCAGTAATCAGTTCCTCACTTAACTCCCCTGTGGTCTCACCCACTCTGGGATTTGGACCCATCAGCAGCAGTCAG ATCTCTTCGTCAGCACCTATATCAGGGATGCACTCAATCAGCAGCTCAGAGGATATCAAGCCTCCGTTTGGCCTTAGGCCCATGCCATCTCACAGCCCTGGGATAATGCTGTCTCAGAAACGCATGTGTGTCATCTGTGGAGATCGCTCCTCTG GCAAGCACTACGGAGTGTACAGCTGTGAGGGTTGCAAAGGTTTCTTCAAACGAACTGTGCGCAAAGACCTTAGTTATACCTGCAGAGATAACAAAGAGTGCCTGGTCGACAAACGCCAGCGCAATCGCTGCCAGTACTGCCGCTACCAGAAGTGCCTGGCCATGGGCATGAAGAGGGAAG CGGTCCAGGAGGAGCGCCAGAGGAACCGCGAGCGTGAAGGAGAGCTGGAGTTCAGTATGGGCGTGAACGAGGAGATGCCCGTGGAGAAGATTTTAGAGGCAGAGACTGCCGTGGAGAAGAAGACTGAGCTTCACTCGTCTGACGATGGCTCTGCTGGCAACTCT ccCCATGATGCAGTCACCAACATCTGCCAGACTGCAGACAAACAGCTGTTTGCTTTGGTGGAGTGGGCGAAGAGAATCCCTCACTTCTCTGAGCTGCCCCTCGATGACCAGGTCATCCTGCTGCGCGCAG GGTGGAATGAGCTCCTCATCGCCTCGTTCTCCCACCGCTCCATCGGCCTGAAGGACGGAGTACTGCTGGCCTCAGAGCTGCAGCGGGACAGTGCACACAGCGCAGGAGTGGGGGCCATTTTTGACAG GGAGAGTGTGCAGAGTGCAGAGGTTGGCGCCATATTTGACAG GGTTCTTACGGAGCTCGTCAATAAAATGAGAGATATGCAAATGGACAAAACAGAGCTGGGCTGCCTGCGAGCCATCGTTCTCTTCAACCCAG ATGCTAAAGGGCTCTCCAACACCGGAGAGGTGGAGCTCCTTAGAGAAAAGGTCTATGCATCATTGGAATCCTATTGCAAACAGAAATACCCAGAGCAGCAGGGAAG GTTTGCAAAGCTCCTCCTGCGACTGCCAGCACTGCGATCTATTGGCTTGAAGTGCCTGGAGcatctcttcttcttcaagCTGATCGGTGACACGCCTATTGACACTTTCCTAATGGAAATGCTTGAAGCTCCCCATCAGTTGTCTTAG
- the LOC134861888 gene encoding C-type mannose receptor 2, translating to MIMIEDRLSAMKGTQTLYLLFISGFCLSALGFSDFHVINISMKYAVAKNYCREMYTDLATVHNSTEMNQLITLVSSTVQRAWIGLETGKVWIWHWSLPDKNLDFFKWKDGPPQIKNKDECAFMDKHGEWIVSDCRTKKRFVCHGNKVTTGLIIVTEAKSWRDAQNHCRDLSSDLISIHSAEENEAVHDLSESQNVWIGLFKDSWKWSDGSMSSFRYWLPSQPNYFQDQNCTTVVFKNQGKWNDLKCGGKRSFVCQGARKSIPTTTHQSTEGTTEDLTTFYSSINSSQQVIITFHFNVAPNSSHTSNVATEETTTANRLTTQNTTDLVTSTSSTELNNATTEMSAVAATQQTPTTTALVTTEGISTLMATSAGTTSPSLTLKPTETSHSLLTGNLILVRINMTWIEALGYCRDHHIDLIHITTKAIQGKVAEIAKKATSPHVWLGLRYTCKFNFWFWTKSTKSCYQNWAPGQGPKGKYDCGDTGAIDATGRQQWVGLPETEQLNFLCSTCKE from the exons ATGATCATGATTGAAGACAGGTTGAGCGCGATGAAAGGGACTCAAACTTTATATCTGCTTTTTATCTCAG GATTTTGCTTGTCTGCACTGGGATTTTCGGATTTTCACGTTATTAATATTTCTATGAAGTACGCAGTAGCAAAGAACTATTGCAGAGAAATGTACACTGATTTAGCTACAGTTCACAACTCAACAGAAATGAATCAGTTGATAACCTTAGTTTCCAGTACAGTTCAAAGAGCTTGGATAGGACTGGAGACTGGAAAAGTGTGGATTTGGCATTGGTCCCTGCCAGATAAAAatctggatttttttaaatggaaggatGGACCaccacaaataaaaaacaaagatgagtGTGCATTCATGGATAAACATGGCGAATGGATCGTAAGTGACTGTAGGActaaaaaaagatttgtttGTCATG GAAACAAGGTTACTACTGGTCTAATTATTGTAACTGAGGCCAAATCATGGAGGGACGCTCAGAATCACTGCAGGGACTTGTCGTCTGATCTCATTAGCATACACTCAGCAGAAGAGAATGAAGCAGTACATGATTTGTCTGAGTCGCAAAACGTGTGGATTGGCCTCTTTAAAGATTCCTGGAAGTGGTCTGATGGGAGCATGTCATCATTCCGTTATTGGTTACCTTCTCAGCCTAACTACTTCCAAGATCAGAATTGTACTACAGTTGTTTTCAAAAATCAAGGCAAGTGGAATGACCTGAAATGTGGAGGAAAGCGCAGTTTCGTTTGCCAAGGGG CAAGAAAATCAATTCCAACAACCACACATCAAAGTACAGAGGGGACGACAGAAGATCTGACAACCTTTTATTCATCAATCAATTCATCTCAACAGGTCataattacttttcattttaatgtggCTCCTAATAGTTCACACACTTCTAACGTTGCCACGGAAGAAACAACAACTGCCAATCGTTTGACAACACAAAATACCACAGATCTTGTGACAAGCACGTCAAGCACTGAGCTCAACAATGCAACTACAGAAATGTCAGCTGTGGCAGCAACACAGCAAACTCCCACAACTACCGCACTCGTAACTACAGAGGGTATCTCAACACTGATGGCGACCTCAGCCGGGACCACTTCACCGTCCTTAACTCTAAAGCCCACTGAAACCAGTCACAGTTTGCTCACAG GAAACCTGATACTAGTCCGGATAAATATGACATGGATTGAAGCTCTGGGTTACTGCAGGGACCACCATATTGACCTCATCCACATCACCACCAAAGCTATTCAGGGGAAGGTGGCTGAAATAGCAAAGAAAGCCACATCACCCCATGTTTGGCTAGGTTTACGGTACACTTGTAAATTTAACTTTTGGTTCTGGACAAAGTCAACTAAGAGTTGTTACCAGAACTGGGCCCCTGGACAAGGCCCTAAAGGGAAATATGACTGTGGTGATACGGGTGCCATTGATGCCACTGGGAGGCAGCAGTGGGTAGGCTTGCCTGAGACAGAACAACTGAATTTCCTCTGCTCCACATGCAAGGAGTGA
- the rxrbb gene encoding retinoic acid receptor RXR-beta-B isoform X1, whose translation MSSQQANSSASNSPTNILGSPFSVISSSLNSPVVSPTLGFGPISSSQISSSAPISGMHSISSSEDIKPPFGLRPMPSHSPGIMLSQKRMCVICGDRSSGKHYGVYSCEGCKGFFKRTVRKDLSYTCRDNKECLVDKRQRNRCQYCRYQKCLAMGMKREVIKHVKWIKEDGKDEGWMTVQEERQRNREREGELEFSMGVNEEMPVEKILEAETAVEKKTELHSSDDGSAGNSPHDAVTNICQTADKQLFALVEWAKRIPHFSELPLDDQVILLRAGWNELLIASFSHRSIGLKDGVLLASELQRDSAHSAGVGAIFDRESVQSAEVGAIFDRVLTELVNKMRDMQMDKTELGCLRAIVLFNPDAKGLSNTGEVELLREKVYASLESYCKQKYPEQQGRFAKLLLRLPALRSIGLKCLEHLFFFKLIGDTPIDTFLMEMLEAPHQLS comes from the exons ATGTCCTCACAGCAAGCCAACAGTTCAGCCTCCAACAGCCCCACCAACATCCTGGGTTCTCCTTTCTCAGTAATCAGTTCCTCACTTAACTCCCCTGTGGTCTCACCCACTCTGGGATTTGGACCCATCAGCAGCAGTCAG ATCTCTTCGTCAGCACCTATATCAGGGATGCACTCAATCAGCAGCTCAGAGGATATCAAGCCTCCGTTTGGCCTTAGGCCCATGCCATCTCACAGCCCTGGGATAATGCTGTCTCAGAAACGCATGTGTGTCATCTGTGGAGATCGCTCCTCTG GCAAGCACTACGGAGTGTACAGCTGTGAGGGTTGCAAAGGTTTCTTCAAACGAACTGTGCGCAAAGACCTTAGTTATACCTGCAGAGATAACAAAGAGTGCCTGGTCGACAAACGCCAGCGCAATCGCTGCCAGTACTGCCGCTACCAGAAGTGCCTGGCCATGGGCATGAAGAGGGAAG TGATCAAACATGTAAAGTGGATTAAAGAAGATGGAAAAGATGAGGGATGGATGA CGGTCCAGGAGGAGCGCCAGAGGAACCGCGAGCGTGAAGGAGAGCTGGAGTTCAGTATGGGCGTGAACGAGGAGATGCCCGTGGAGAAGATTTTAGAGGCAGAGACTGCCGTGGAGAAGAAGACTGAGCTTCACTCGTCTGACGATGGCTCTGCTGGCAACTCT ccCCATGATGCAGTCACCAACATCTGCCAGACTGCAGACAAACAGCTGTTTGCTTTGGTGGAGTGGGCGAAGAGAATCCCTCACTTCTCTGAGCTGCCCCTCGATGACCAGGTCATCCTGCTGCGCGCAG GGTGGAATGAGCTCCTCATCGCCTCGTTCTCCCACCGCTCCATCGGCCTGAAGGACGGAGTACTGCTGGCCTCAGAGCTGCAGCGGGACAGTGCACACAGCGCAGGAGTGGGGGCCATTTTTGACAG GGAGAGTGTGCAGAGTGCAGAGGTTGGCGCCATATTTGACAG GGTTCTTACGGAGCTCGTCAATAAAATGAGAGATATGCAAATGGACAAAACAGAGCTGGGCTGCCTGCGAGCCATCGTTCTCTTCAACCCAG ATGCTAAAGGGCTCTCCAACACCGGAGAGGTGGAGCTCCTTAGAGAAAAGGTCTATGCATCATTGGAATCCTATTGCAAACAGAAATACCCAGAGCAGCAGGGAAG GTTTGCAAAGCTCCTCCTGCGACTGCCAGCACTGCGATCTATTGGCTTGAAGTGCCTGGAGcatctcttcttcttcaagCTGATCGGTGACACGCCTATTGACACTTTCCTAATGGAAATGCTTGAAGCTCCCCATCAGTTGTCTTAG